The following are from one region of the Sardina pilchardus chromosome 4, fSarPil1.1, whole genome shotgun sequence genome:
- the c4h2orf49 gene encoding ashwin, protein MANHRHGRDHGKEKKSDEGPSVVDLLLHPELLSEDFMKLILHERNIQVDNDGNQDQLRELYMRHVIPLPQRELPKSRWGKKMQKTRVEQRSSQSQSYSSSSDTGRKRPLIVFDGSSTGSVKIKKPDPLPSPGATDRLKPPPSMNMTNPIRKLSSSSSNSSFLSSSSLSSSLSTTTQKSPSGPPSSEVSNSATANLKRPGEHDCSGELSSPDVKKKIHHVTWP, encoded by the exons ATGGCTAACCACAGACATGGACGTGATCATGGGAAAGAAAAGAAGTCAGACGAAGGTCCATCAGTTGTGGATCTATTACTGCATCCCGAGCTCCTGTCCGAGGACTTCATGAAGTTGATTTTACATGAG AGGAATATTCAGGTGGACAATGATGGAAACCAGGACCAGCTTAGGGAGCTGTACATGCGGCATGTCATCCCTCTGCCTCAGCGAGAACTGCCAAAAAGCCGCTGGGGAAAGAAAATGCAGAAGACTAGAGTGGAGCAGAGGTCTTCGCAGTCTCAGAGTTACAG CTCAAGCAGTGACACAGGAAGGAAAAGGCCTCTAATTGTGTTTGACGGGAGCTCCACGGGGAGTGTTAAGATAAAGAAGCCTGACCCCCTGCCTTCACCTGGGGCCACAGACCGCCTGAAGCCTCCTCCATCAATGAATATGACCAACCCCATCCGCAAGCTGTCAAGCTCCTCATCAAATTCTTCATTCTTatcttcatcatcattatcatcatcattatcaacaacaacacagaaaaGTCCCAGTGGTCCTCCGTCGTCAGAGGTTTCAAATTCAGCCACAGCTAATTTAAAGAGGCCTGGGGAGCATGACTGCAGT GGGGAGCTAAGTTCCCCTGATGTGAAAAAGAAGATTCATCACGTAACGTGGCCCTGA